From a region of the Triticum aestivum cultivar Chinese Spring chromosome 7D, IWGSC CS RefSeq v2.1, whole genome shotgun sequence genome:
- the LOC123170000 gene encoding wall-associated receptor kinase 2-like isoform X1, with protein MTHIINYNMHPDQIDQYVYDISWSLRTGQKLLLLVAATLVLHHSTTTYGAASSGSISMARPGCPDKCGNISIPYPFGTGKGCFQEPFNVTCNGTGAYLGSNGLRVLDISLTLGEVRVQNPHIASRCNFSNGSNSTSGLDVLTLDPFHTVSNTKNKLTSIGCGGLAMVVGQAKGKNQLEYLTADSCISSCMDVSSIGNGTECSGMGCCQAPVSGNINAFLAQSIPVSAIYNSTIQSFSPCTYSFVAEDDWFKFDRSYINSTNFGRKYTDGVPLVLDWVVGNGSCSETSKMGSQYACQAMNSECIDVSNGPGYRCNCSQGYEGNPYLQGGCKDINECEPPNQSLYPCKGNCRNTVGSYTCSCSSGFRSDDPKSIPCVQADPNKALKVALGTSAGVVFLMVCMFALRAEYQKRKLVKEKERFFDQNGGQILYHQIMSKQVDTLMIFTQEDLKKATNDFDESREVGRGGHGTVYKGVLKDGRVIAVKRSKIMNVAETDEFVQEIIILSQTNHRNVVRLLGCCLEVEVPILVYEFIPNGTLFEFIHRNRGTPPPSLDTRLRVAQESAEALAYLHLSMNRPIVHGDVKSMNILLDENYMAKVTDFGASRTLPKNEVQFMTLVQGTLGYLDPEYLQERQLTEKSDVYSFGIVLLELITGKTAIYHDGPKEGKSLASSFLLAMKEESLDGILDASILSAGMETLLREVAELARMCLSTRGEERPSMTQVADKLKALRSTWREKLLLTHGETDRLVSSPAALAFHDPPSWIMFSTGPRMSGIGIETPR; from the exons ATGACCCATATCATTAATTATAACATGCATCCAGACCAGATAGATCAGTATGTATATGACATCTCTTGGTCATTGCGTACAGGTCAGAAGCTCTTACTACTTGTTGCCGCCACCCTAGTGCTACATCATAGTACTACCACTTATGGAGCTGCGTCCTCTGGGAGCATCAGCATGGCACGGCCTGGCTGCCCAGATAAGTGTGGCAACATCAGCATCCCATACCCATTTGGCACCGGAAAAGGCTGCTTCCAAGAACCCTTTAATGTCACGTGCAATGGGACCGGGGCATATCTGGGCTCAAACGGACTTAGGGTACTGGACATCAGTCTTACCTTGGGTGAGGTTCGTGTTCAGAATCCACATATAGCATCACGATGCAACTTCAGCAATGGCAGCAATAGCACCAGTGGTTTGGACGTCTTAACTCTTGATCCTTTTCATACGGTTTCCAACACCAAGAACAAGTTGACATCAATCGGCTGTGGTGGACTTGCAATGGTTGTGGGACAAGCCAAGGGCAAGAACCAGCTTGAGTACCTCACCGCTGACTCATGCATTTCATCCTGCATGGACGTAAGCAGCATCGGTAATGGCACAGAGTGCTCTGGCATGGGTTGCTGCCAGGCCCCTGTTTCAGGAAACATCAACGCCTTCCTCGCCCAATCCATACCAGTATCAGCTATATACAACTCTACCATTCAGTCTTTCAGCCCATGCACCTACTCATTCGTTGCTGAGGATGATTGGTTCAAATTTGATCGTTCTTATATCAACTCTACAAATTTTGGACGAAAATATACAGATGGTGTTCCTTTGGTACTCGATTGGGTTGTTGGTAATGGAAGTTGTTCTGAAACCAGCAAGATGGGTTCACAGTATGCCTGCCAAGCCATGAACAGCGAGTGCATTGATGTGTCCAATGGCCCCGGTTACCGCTGCAACTGCTCTCAAGGTTATGAAGGCAATCCCTACTTACAAGGAGGGTGCAAAG ACATCAATGAGTGCGAACCTCCAAACCAGTCCTTGTATCCTTGCAAAGGTAATTGCAGAAACACCGTTGGGAGCTACACCTGTTCATGCTCATCAGGATTTAGGAGCGATGATCCAAAGAGCATACCCTGCGTTCAAGCTGACCCAAACAAAGCTCTGAAGGTGGCCTTAG GCACATCCGCCGGTGTCGTCTTCCTCATGGTTTGCATGTTTGCTCTACGGGCTGAATATCAGAAAAGGAAGCTGGTGAAAGAGAAGGAAAGATTCTTTGATCAGAATGGTGGTCAGATATTATACCATCAAATTATGTCAAAACAGGTCGATACATTGATGATATTCACTCAGGAAGATCtaaagaaggctacaaatgatttTGATGAGAGCAGAGAAGTGGGCAGGGGCGGTCATGGCACTGTGTACAAGGGTGTTCTTAAGGATGGAAGAGTAATAGCCGTGAAGCGCTCCAAGATCATGAATGTGGCTGAAACTGATGAATTTGTGCAGGAGATTATCATACTTTCACAGACCAACCACCGGAATGTGGTCAGGCTTCTAGGGTGCTGCTTAGAGGTGGAAGTCCCCATACTAGTCTATGAATTCATCCCGAATGGCACTCTTTTTGAGTTCATCCATCGTAACCGTGGGACTCCACCTCCCTCGCTGGACACCCGGCTCAGGGTCGCTCAAGAATCTGCTGAAGCACTCGCATATCTGCATCTGTCCATGAACCGCCCCATAGTGCATGGAGATGTCAAGTCCATGAACATTCTCTTGGACGAAAACTACATGGCGAAGGTGACTGACTTTGGGGCATCAAGGACACTCCCCAAGAATGAGGTTCAGTTCATGACATTGGTGCAGGGGACCCTGGGTTACCTGGATCCCGAGTACCTGCAGGAACGGCAGCTCACGGAGAAGAGCGACGTTTACAGCTTCGGTATTGTGCTGCTGGAGCTGATCACGGGGAAGACGGCGATCTACCACGACGGCCCCAAGGAAGGCAAGAGCCTCGCGTCGTCCTTCCTGCTCGCGATGAAggaggagagcctcgatggcatcCTGGACGCGAGCATACTAAGCGCCGGGATGGAGACGCTGCTGAGAGAAGTCGCCGAGCTTGCGAGGATGTGCTTGAGCACCAGGGGGGAAGAGAGGCCTTCCATGACCCAGGTTGCTGACAAGCTGAAGGCTCTGCGAAGCACCTGGAGGGAGAAATTGCTGCTGACGCACGGCGAGACTGACCGTTTGGTATCGTCACCTGCAGCTTTGGCGTTTCATGATCCTCCGTCATGGATCATGTTCTCGACTGGTCCCCGCATGTCTGGAATAGGTATAGAGACACCCAGATGA
- the LOC123170000 gene encoding wall-associated receptor kinase 2-like isoform X2, which produces MARPGCPDKCGNISIPYPFGTGKGCFQEPFNVTCNGTGAYLGSNGLRVLDISLTLGEVRVQNPHIASRCNFSNGSNSTSGLDVLTLDPFHTVSNTKNKLTSIGCGGLAMVVGQAKGKNQLEYLTADSCISSCMDVSSIGNGTECSGMGCCQAPVSGNINAFLAQSIPVSAIYNSTIQSFSPCTYSFVAEDDWFKFDRSYINSTNFGRKYTDGVPLVLDWVVGNGSCSETSKMGSQYACQAMNSECIDVSNGPGYRCNCSQGYEGNPYLQGGCKDINECEPPNQSLYPCKGNCRNTVGSYTCSCSSGFRSDDPKSIPCVQADPNKALKVALGTSAGVVFLMVCMFALRAEYQKRKLVKEKERFFDQNGGQILYHQIMSKQVDTLMIFTQEDLKKATNDFDESREVGRGGHGTVYKGVLKDGRVIAVKRSKIMNVAETDEFVQEIIILSQTNHRNVVRLLGCCLEVEVPILVYEFIPNGTLFEFIHRNRGTPPPSLDTRLRVAQESAEALAYLHLSMNRPIVHGDVKSMNILLDENYMAKVTDFGASRTLPKNEVQFMTLVQGTLGYLDPEYLQERQLTEKSDVYSFGIVLLELITGKTAIYHDGPKEGKSLASSFLLAMKEESLDGILDASILSAGMETLLREVAELARMCLSTRGEERPSMTQVADKLKALRSTWREKLLLTHGETDRLVSSPAALAFHDPPSWIMFSTGPRMSGIGIETPR; this is translated from the exons ATGGCACGGCCTGGCTGCCCAGATAAGTGTGGCAACATCAGCATCCCATACCCATTTGGCACCGGAAAAGGCTGCTTCCAAGAACCCTTTAATGTCACGTGCAATGGGACCGGGGCATATCTGGGCTCAAACGGACTTAGGGTACTGGACATCAGTCTTACCTTGGGTGAGGTTCGTGTTCAGAATCCACATATAGCATCACGATGCAACTTCAGCAATGGCAGCAATAGCACCAGTGGTTTGGACGTCTTAACTCTTGATCCTTTTCATACGGTTTCCAACACCAAGAACAAGTTGACATCAATCGGCTGTGGTGGACTTGCAATGGTTGTGGGACAAGCCAAGGGCAAGAACCAGCTTGAGTACCTCACCGCTGACTCATGCATTTCATCCTGCATGGACGTAAGCAGCATCGGTAATGGCACAGAGTGCTCTGGCATGGGTTGCTGCCAGGCCCCTGTTTCAGGAAACATCAACGCCTTCCTCGCCCAATCCATACCAGTATCAGCTATATACAACTCTACCATTCAGTCTTTCAGCCCATGCACCTACTCATTCGTTGCTGAGGATGATTGGTTCAAATTTGATCGTTCTTATATCAACTCTACAAATTTTGGACGAAAATATACAGATGGTGTTCCTTTGGTACTCGATTGGGTTGTTGGTAATGGAAGTTGTTCTGAAACCAGCAAGATGGGTTCACAGTATGCCTGCCAAGCCATGAACAGCGAGTGCATTGATGTGTCCAATGGCCCCGGTTACCGCTGCAACTGCTCTCAAGGTTATGAAGGCAATCCCTACTTACAAGGAGGGTGCAAAG ACATCAATGAGTGCGAACCTCCAAACCAGTCCTTGTATCCTTGCAAAGGTAATTGCAGAAACACCGTTGGGAGCTACACCTGTTCATGCTCATCAGGATTTAGGAGCGATGATCCAAAGAGCATACCCTGCGTTCAAGCTGACCCAAACAAAGCTCTGAAGGTGGCCTTAG GCACATCCGCCGGTGTCGTCTTCCTCATGGTTTGCATGTTTGCTCTACGGGCTGAATATCAGAAAAGGAAGCTGGTGAAAGAGAAGGAAAGATTCTTTGATCAGAATGGTGGTCAGATATTATACCATCAAATTATGTCAAAACAGGTCGATACATTGATGATATTCACTCAGGAAGATCtaaagaaggctacaaatgatttTGATGAGAGCAGAGAAGTGGGCAGGGGCGGTCATGGCACTGTGTACAAGGGTGTTCTTAAGGATGGAAGAGTAATAGCCGTGAAGCGCTCCAAGATCATGAATGTGGCTGAAACTGATGAATTTGTGCAGGAGATTATCATACTTTCACAGACCAACCACCGGAATGTGGTCAGGCTTCTAGGGTGCTGCTTAGAGGTGGAAGTCCCCATACTAGTCTATGAATTCATCCCGAATGGCACTCTTTTTGAGTTCATCCATCGTAACCGTGGGACTCCACCTCCCTCGCTGGACACCCGGCTCAGGGTCGCTCAAGAATCTGCTGAAGCACTCGCATATCTGCATCTGTCCATGAACCGCCCCATAGTGCATGGAGATGTCAAGTCCATGAACATTCTCTTGGACGAAAACTACATGGCGAAGGTGACTGACTTTGGGGCATCAAGGACACTCCCCAAGAATGAGGTTCAGTTCATGACATTGGTGCAGGGGACCCTGGGTTACCTGGATCCCGAGTACCTGCAGGAACGGCAGCTCACGGAGAAGAGCGACGTTTACAGCTTCGGTATTGTGCTGCTGGAGCTGATCACGGGGAAGACGGCGATCTACCACGACGGCCCCAAGGAAGGCAAGAGCCTCGCGTCGTCCTTCCTGCTCGCGATGAAggaggagagcctcgatggcatcCTGGACGCGAGCATACTAAGCGCCGGGATGGAGACGCTGCTGAGAGAAGTCGCCGAGCTTGCGAGGATGTGCTTGAGCACCAGGGGGGAAGAGAGGCCTTCCATGACCCAGGTTGCTGACAAGCTGAAGGCTCTGCGAAGCACCTGGAGGGAGAAATTGCTGCTGACGCACGGCGAGACTGACCGTTTGGTATCGTCACCTGCAGCTTTGGCGTTTCATGATCCTCCGTCATGGATCATGTTCTCGACTGGTCCCCGCATGTCTGGAATAGGTATAGAGACACCCAGATGA